The proteins below come from a single Parageobacillus toebii NBRC 107807 genomic window:
- the polX gene encoding DNA polymerase/3'-5' exonuclease PolX, translating to MKGNKKDVIRLLETIALYMEIKGENPFKIAAFRKAASALETDERSIAEIDDFTAIPGIGKGTASVIHEFLETGTSSVLEQLKQEIPESLLTLLRLPGLGGKKIAKLYQELGIVDIASLKEACLEQKVQQLPGFGKKTEEKLLAAIEEIGSRPERLPLAFVLPIAEEIENQLKNMEGIVRFSRAGSLRRMKETVKDLDFIIATNDPHLVREQLLKLANVSDVIANGDTKVSLELRYEYEIAVDFRLVTPEQFATTLHHFTGSKEHNVRMRQLAKERGEKISEYGVENVKTGEVKTFSDEQAFFAHFQLPFIPPELREDGTEVDRYRDDYSLLCLSHIQGDLHMHSTWSDGACSIEEMAEACRKKGYRYMAITDHSQYLKVANGLTVERLRRQREEIERLNAKYDDFTILAGIEMDILPDGTLDYDDGVLEELDFVIAAIHSSFSQPRDVIMKRLAAALRNRHVDLIAHPTGRLIGKRDGYDVDIDMLIELARETNTALELNANPNRLDLSYSYLKKAQDAGVKIAINTDAHHLDMLDHMEIGVITARKGWIRKETVINTWSLEELRSFLQRNR from the coding sequence ATGAAAGGAAATAAAAAAGATGTCATTCGTCTGTTGGAGACGATTGCGCTATATATGGAAATCAAAGGAGAAAATCCGTTTAAAATTGCGGCGTTTCGCAAAGCGGCAAGCGCATTGGAAACTGATGAACGAAGCATTGCGGAAATAGACGATTTCACCGCGATTCCCGGCATCGGAAAGGGGACGGCAAGCGTCATTCATGAATTTTTGGAAACAGGAACGTCCAGCGTTCTTGAACAATTGAAACAGGAAATTCCAGAGAGCTTGCTTACCCTGCTTCGGCTTCCCGGACTTGGCGGCAAGAAAATCGCAAAGCTATATCAAGAACTGGGCATTGTGGATATTGCTTCATTGAAAGAAGCTTGCCTCGAGCAGAAAGTACAGCAGCTTCCAGGCTTCGGAAAGAAAACGGAAGAAAAGCTTTTAGCCGCCATTGAAGAAATCGGCTCTCGCCCGGAACGGCTTCCGTTAGCCTTTGTGCTGCCGATTGCCGAGGAAATAGAAAATCAGCTTAAAAATATGGAAGGAATCGTTCGTTTTTCTCGTGCCGGCAGTTTGCGGCGAATGAAGGAAACAGTGAAAGATTTAGATTTCATTATCGCAACGAACGATCCGCATCTTGTGCGGGAACAGTTATTGAAGCTAGCGAATGTCTCAGATGTGATTGCAAACGGTGATACGAAAGTGTCCCTAGAGCTTCGCTATGAGTATGAAATTGCTGTTGATTTTCGTTTAGTGACACCGGAGCAGTTCGCCACGACCCTCCATCATTTTACGGGATCGAAAGAACATAATGTCCGCATGCGGCAGCTGGCAAAAGAGCGTGGTGAAAAAATTAGTGAGTATGGAGTAGAAAATGTGAAAACGGGAGAAGTGAAAACATTTTCTGATGAACAAGCGTTTTTTGCCCATTTCCAGTTGCCGTTTATTCCGCCGGAACTAAGGGAAGATGGAACCGAAGTCGACCGCTATCGCGACGACTATTCGCTTCTTTGCCTTTCCCACATTCAAGGAGATTTGCATATGCACTCTACTTGGAGCGACGGAGCGTGCTCGATCGAGGAAATGGCGGAAGCATGCCGGAAAAAAGGCTACCGCTATATGGCGATTACCGATCATTCACAGTATTTGAAAGTCGCAAACGGTTTAACAGTGGAGCGGCTTCGCAGACAGCGGGAAGAAATTGAACGGTTAAACGCGAAATATGATGATTTTACAATTTTGGCTGGCATAGAAATGGATATTTTGCCAGATGGGACGCTTGATTACGATGATGGCGTTCTCGAAGAACTTGACTTTGTCATCGCCGCGATTCATTCAAGTTTTTCCCAGCCGCGTGACGTGATTATGAAGCGTCTTGCTGCTGCGCTTCGCAATCGTCATGTTGATTTGATCGCTCATCCGACAGGGCGGTTAATCGGAAAGCGAGACGGATATGACGTAGATATAGACATGCTTATCGAATTGGCGCGGGAAACGAATACGGCGCTTGAGTTAAATGCGAATCCGAACCGTCTCGATTTGTCGTATTCCTATTTGAAAAAAGCGCAAGATGCTGGAGTAAAAATCGCGATTAATACAGATGCCCACCATTTGGACATGCTTGACCATATGGAAATAGGGGTCATAACCGCACGAAAAGGATGGATTCGCAAGGAAACGGTGATCAATACATGGTCTCTTGAAGAGTTGCGCAGCTTTTTGCAGCGCAATCGGTAA
- a CDS encoding CvpA family protein: protein MVDLLLLFILLMGFMIGLKRGFILQFIHMAGFIIAFVVAYLYYEKLVPPLRLWIPYPTFGAPETAKLLFESTHLDEAYYRAIAFAILFFATKIVLQIIGSMLDFVAQLPILRSINRWAGGALGFIEVYLIVFLLLYVGALIPIESIQTKLQHSFMAMVIVKHTPFLSDMLKQMWIHYMA, encoded by the coding sequence ATGGTCGATCTTCTTTTGCTCTTTATCCTTTTAATGGGGTTTATGATTGGTCTAAAACGGGGATTTATTTTGCAATTTATTCATATGGCCGGCTTTATCATCGCTTTTGTCGTCGCTTATCTTTATTATGAAAAATTAGTGCCGCCGCTGCGTCTGTGGATTCCGTATCCGACGTTCGGCGCCCCGGAGACGGCCAAACTGCTGTTTGAAAGCACGCATTTGGATGAAGCATACTATCGAGCGATCGCATTTGCGATTTTATTCTTCGCAACGAAAATTGTGCTGCAAATCATCGGTTCGATGCTTGATTTTGTGGCGCAATTGCCGATTCTTCGCAGCATTAACCGCTGGGCTGGCGGAGCGTTGGGATTTATCGAAGTGTACTTAATCGTATTTTTACTTTTATACGTTGGTGCGCTTATCCCAATTGAAAGCATACAAACGAAGCTTCAACATTCTTTTATGGCAATGGTGATTGTGAAGCACACTCCGTTTTTGTCTGATATGTTGAAGCAAATGTGGATTCATTATATGGCATAG
- the zapA gene encoding cell division protein ZapA: MAEQQKTRVTVDIYGQQYTIVGTESSSHIRLVASIVDDKMREISEKNPTLDISKLAVLTAINIVHDYIKLKEEYDRLLQKLHKEKDE; encoded by the coding sequence TTGGCGGAGCAACAAAAAACGCGGGTGACAGTCGATATATACGGACAGCAATATACGATCGTTGGCACAGAAAGCTCAAGCCATATTCGTTTAGTGGCATCCATTGTCGATGATAAAATGCGGGAGATTAGCGAGAAAAATCCGACATTGGATATTAGTAAACTAGCGGTACTGACAGCCATTAACATCGTTCATGATTATATAAAATTAAAAGAAGAATATGATCGGCTTTTACAAAAACTACATAAAGAAAAGGATGAGTAA
- the rnhC gene encoding ribonuclease HIII: protein MANHVITATATMLEEMRNHYASDITGHLPAGALFVAKRSGCTITAYRTGKVLFQGKEAEQEAAKWMKESDQKEALVPQPPLAAASAIGSDEVGTGDYFGPVVVAAAYVAKDQMDAITAMGIKDSKLLTDEAIRRLAPSLMNMIPNQTVILSNPMYNDWQRSGMPQTKIKALLHNEAIGKLVKQLSPIEPEAIIIDQFIERDLYFRYLENETNVVRDHVYCYPKAETVHVAVAAASIIARYVFLQEMERLSKEVGMTLPKGAGAQVDQAAANLIQTHGPAILEMCAKLHFANTEKAARIAKK from the coding sequence ATGGCAAATCACGTCATCACGGCAACAGCGACGATGCTTGAAGAAATGCGGAATCATTACGCTTCCGATATAACCGGACACCTTCCTGCAGGTGCTTTGTTCGTTGCCAAACGGTCCGGCTGCACGATCACCGCTTACCGCACGGGAAAAGTGCTGTTTCAAGGAAAAGAGGCAGAACAAGAAGCGGCAAAATGGATGAAAGAATCGGATCAAAAGGAAGCGCTAGTCCCCCAGCCCCCCTTGGCTGCCGCATCGGCAATCGGCTCCGATGAAGTCGGAACCGGAGATTATTTCGGACCAGTTGTCGTTGCCGCCGCATATGTTGCCAAAGACCAAATGGATGCGATCACAGCAATGGGAATAAAAGATTCGAAACTATTAACGGATGAAGCCATCCGACGGCTCGCCCCGTCGCTTATGAACATGATCCCGAACCAAACGGTTATACTGTCCAATCCAATGTATAATGATTGGCAACGAAGCGGAATGCCGCAAACGAAAATAAAAGCGTTGCTGCATAATGAAGCGATTGGAAAGCTTGTCAAACAGCTTTCCCCTATAGAACCGGAAGCGATTATTATTGACCAATTTATTGAACGGGACTTATATTTTCGCTACCTCGAAAACGAAACAAATGTCGTCCGCGATCATGTGTATTGCTACCCGAAGGCAGAAACGGTTCATGTTGCAGTGGCCGCTGCTTCGATAATCGCCCGCTACGTATTTTTGCAGGAAATGGAGCGATTAAGCAAAGAAGTGGGCATGACATTGCCAAAAGGAGCGGGAGCGCAAGTCGATCAGGCCGCCGCCAATCTTATCCAAACGCATGGGCCTGCCATTCTCGAAATGTGCGCGAAGCTTCATTTTGCTAATACCGAAAAAGCAGCGCGGATTGCTAAAAAATAA
- a CDS encoding type 1 glutamine amidotransferase domain-containing protein, with amino-acid sequence MSKRVLMVVTNHTTITDDHKTGLWLEEFAVPYLVFKEKGYDVKVASIQGGEVPLDPRSIEEKDPAWAEAEKELKNTARLSEDDATGFDAIFLPGGHGTMFDFPDNETLQYVLQQFAEDGRIIGAVCHGPSGLVNVTYKDGTPLVKGKTVTAFTDEEEREVQLDQYMPFLLESTLRLRGANFVHGEKWTDFSVRDGNLITGQNPQSSRSTAEKVVEALEERS; translated from the coding sequence ATGAGCAAGCGTGTGCTGATGGTGGTTACCAACCATACAACGATAACCGACGATCATAAAACGGGGCTTTGGCTTGAGGAGTTCGCCGTTCCATATCTTGTCTTTAAAGAAAAAGGATATGACGTGAAAGTGGCAAGCATCCAAGGCGGGGAAGTGCCGCTTGATCCGCGCAGCATTGAAGAAAAAGATCCAGCTTGGGCAGAAGCTGAAAAAGAGTTGAAAAATACGGCCCGCTTAAGCGAAGACGATGCAACTGGATTTGATGCGATTTTCCTTCCTGGCGGTCATGGGACGATGTTCGATTTTCCAGATAATGAAACATTGCAATACGTCCTGCAGCAATTTGCCGAAGATGGAAGAATCATTGGCGCTGTGTGTCACGGTCCGTCCGGGCTTGTCAATGTAACATATAAAGACGGAACACCGCTTGTCAAAGGAAAAACGGTAACCGCATTTACAGATGAAGAAGAAAGAGAAGTGCAATTAGACCAATATATGCCGTTTTTGCTTGAATCAACGTTGCGCTTAAGAGGCGCCAATTTTGTCCACGGTGAAAAATGGACGGACTTCTCCGTACGTGATGGCAATTTAATTACAGGGCAAAACCCGCAATCAAGCAGAAGCACGGCGGAAAAGGTTGTTGAGGCGCTGGAGGAGAGAAGCTAA
- a CDS encoding MarR family winged helix-turn-helix transcriptional regulator codes for MRKAAALVKCELDEDMTNDQYYLLRYIKKKAKCTSTELASMFGVNKSAITAMTNRLAEKGLLQRARDKNDRRVIYLTLTKKGDEWIANAEEKIHKLVESFITKFSEREIESFIQTYEKLARILQEMEGTS; via the coding sequence ATGAGAAAAGCGGCGGCGCTTGTGAAATGCGAGCTCGATGAGGATATGACAAACGACCAATATTACCTGCTTCGCTACATAAAAAAGAAAGCGAAATGCACATCGACAGAACTTGCGTCCATGTTTGGCGTAAACAAAAGCGCGATTACGGCGATGACAAACCGTCTTGCCGAAAAAGGCTTGCTTCAGCGCGCGCGCGATAAAAATGATCGGCGGGTTATCTATTTAACGTTGACTAAAAAAGGAGATGAGTGGATTGCGAATGCGGAAGAAAAAATTCATAAATTAGTCGAATCGTTCATAACCAAATTTTCGGAGAGAGAAATTGAATCGTTTATTCAAACGTATGAAAAACTTGCCCGTATTTTGCAAGAGATGGAGGGAACATCGTGA
- a CDS encoding Uma2 family endonuclease: protein MKREPSEPYSYQDYLQWEGRWELIDGVAYNMSPSPTWEHQFAIVELSFILRSYFQNKNCYVAIAPFDVRFSNDDDYERAPHVVQPDISVICHKHQLTNNGCLGAPTLVIEVLSPSTALKDRNEKFKLYEKFGVQEYWIVDPVYQTIEVFGFEDGFFKKREVFGKEQQLTSFVFPDLTVEVSSIFFPTE, encoded by the coding sequence ATGAAAAGAGAACCGTCCGAACCGTATTCGTATCAAGATTACCTTCAGTGGGAAGGGCGTTGGGAACTCATTGACGGCGTAGCGTATAATATGAGCCCATCTCCGACGTGGGAGCATCAATTCGCCATAGTAGAGCTGTCATTTATATTGCGTTCGTATTTTCAAAATAAAAATTGCTATGTAGCGATTGCTCCGTTTGATGTTCGATTTTCAAACGATGACGATTACGAGCGGGCACCCCATGTCGTTCAGCCCGACATCTCTGTTATTTGCCATAAACATCAATTAACGAACAATGGCTGTTTAGGCGCTCCAACGCTAGTTATCGAAGTGCTTTCCCCATCAACGGCATTAAAAGACAGAAACGAAAAATTCAAGCTATATGAAAAATTTGGCGTCCAAGAATACTGGATTGTTGATCCGGTTTACCAAACGATCGAAGTATTTGGGTTCGAAGACGGTTTTTTCAAAAAAAGAGAGGTATTTGGCAAAGAGCAACAGTTAACGTCATTCGTTTTTCCTGACTTGACAGTTGAAGTTAGTTCTATATTTTTCCCAACGGAATAA
- a CDS encoding ABC transporter permease, with translation MSSILSLIQNENMKIYRRIGTWFMIGLLALSALAGALITKATYKEPANWKAEVVSEIKGIEAQLSEEKVPKMYKNHLEQQLKINEYRLEHNIKPVASNTFWGYLVNSADIIALITLFTIIVAAGSVASEFSWGTIKLLLIRPASRTKILLSKYIAALLFALCMLLLLFVFSAVIAAIVFGIDNIREPYLAYQNGTVVEKNMLLYVMQVYALNCVDLVMMTTFAFMISAVFRNHSLAIGLATFALFVGPQITALLAMKFDWAKYLLFANTNLAQYIDGTPLVEGMTMTFSMMMLLVYFVIFNALTWFIFRKRDIAA, from the coding sequence TTGTCTAGCATTCTTTCATTAATTCAAAACGAAAATATGAAAATTTACCGCCGTATTGGCACATGGTTCATGATCGGGCTTCTTGCCTTGTCGGCATTAGCGGGAGCGCTGATTACAAAAGCAACATATAAAGAACCGGCAAACTGGAAGGCAGAAGTTGTTTCGGAGATAAAGGGAATTGAAGCCCAGCTTTCTGAGGAAAAGGTGCCAAAAATGTATAAAAATCATCTCGAACAGCAGTTGAAAATCAATGAGTATCGTCTAGAGCATAATATAAAACCTGTGGCGTCCAATACGTTCTGGGGATATTTGGTGAATTCTGCAGACATTATTGCACTGATCACACTGTTTACGATTATTGTGGCGGCAGGAAGCGTAGCCAGTGAATTTTCGTGGGGAACAATCAAGCTGCTTCTCATTCGTCCTGCCAGCCGCACGAAAATTTTGCTTTCGAAATACATTGCCGCCTTGTTGTTTGCGCTCTGTATGCTGCTATTATTATTTGTTTTCTCAGCGGTCATCGCCGCGATTGTTTTTGGAATCGATAACATCCGCGAACCATATTTAGCGTACCAAAATGGAACGGTTGTGGAGAAAAACATGCTTCTTTATGTGATGCAAGTATACGCACTCAATTGCGTTGATCTTGTTATGATGACGACCTTTGCGTTTATGATATCCGCGGTGTTTCGCAATCACTCGCTTGCGATTGGACTGGCGACTTTTGCACTCTTTGTAGGGCCGCAGATTACGGCGCTTCTTGCCATGAAATTTGACTGGGCAAAATATTTATTATTTGCCAATACAAACTTAGCGCAATATATTGATGGAACGCCGCTTGTCGAAGGAATGACGATGACATTTTCCATGATGATGCTGCTTGTTTATTTTGTTATATTTAACGCACTTACATGGTTTATTTTTCGAAAACGGGATATTGCGGCGTAA
- a CDS encoding ABC transporter ATP-binding protein, which translates to MNPLLQLKNARKDIGKKTIIHDLSLEVFPGEVFGFLGPNGAGKTTTIRMIVGLMGITSGEVLINGISIQKDFEKAIQHVGAIVENPEMYKFLTGYQNLLHYARMTKGVTKERINEVVKLVGLEKRIHDKVKTYSLGMRQRLGLAQALLHRPSLLILDEPTNGLDPAGIREIRDYLRKLAKEEGLGIIVSSHLLSEMEMMCDRFAIIQHGRLVGIESVQELSKQAQKVLLTVEPVEQALTVIKNIYPHMNITPAKQGIEVSIDYKEIPSLNAALVSENIKVYGIQVLTKSLEERFLEMTGGNEIV; encoded by the coding sequence ATGAATCCGCTTTTACAGTTGAAAAATGCCAGGAAAGATATTGGCAAGAAAACGATTATCCATGATTTGTCGCTTGAGGTATTTCCAGGGGAAGTGTTTGGGTTTCTTGGACCGAACGGCGCCGGAAAAACAACAACGATTCGCATGATTGTCGGACTGATGGGAATTACCAGCGGCGAAGTGCTGATTAATGGAATCAGTATTCAAAAAGACTTTGAAAAAGCGATTCAGCATGTCGGCGCTATTGTCGAAAATCCGGAGATGTATAAATTTTTAACCGGATACCAAAATCTGCTACATTATGCGCGCATGACAAAAGGGGTCACCAAAGAGCGCATCAATGAAGTTGTCAAGCTAGTCGGCTTGGAAAAACGAATTCATGACAAAGTGAAAACATATTCGCTCGGCATGAGGCAGCGACTAGGACTGGCGCAGGCATTGCTTCACCGGCCATCTTTGCTTATTTTGGATGAACCGACAAACGGGCTCGATCCCGCCGGCATCCGCGAAATCCGCGACTACTTGCGCAAGCTGGCGAAAGAAGAAGGGCTAGGGATCATCGTTTCAAGCCATCTTCTGTCGGAAATGGAAATGATGTGCGACCGCTTTGCGATTATTCAACATGGAAGATTAGTAGGAATTGAATCGGTTCAAGAACTGTCCAAACAAGCTCAAAAAGTGCTGCTAACAGTAGAGCCGGTGGAACAGGCACTAACTGTGATCAAAAACATCTATCCTCATATGAACATCACACCGGCAAAGCAAGGAATTGAAGTTTCCATCGATTATAAGGAAATACCAAGCTTGAATGCCGCCTTAGTGTCAGAAAATATCAAAGTATATGGCATTCAAGTTCTTACGAAATCGTTGGAAGAAAGATTTTTAGAAATGACGGGAGGGAATGAAATTGTCTAG
- a CDS encoding ABC transporter ATP-binding protein: protein MIQFERVTKKFGSVTALEDVSLSLEKGKIIGVLGANGSGKSTFLKLIAGLVFPTKGKVLVDGMEVTRKISGKVAYLSELDVYYDSFTVQNMLEFYSSQFNDFRTEKAYDILEFMEIQPDKKLRQLSKGGRSRAKIAFTLAREAPILLMDEPLSGLDPMVRESIVKGLISFVDLEWQTIVMTTHEIDEVEPLLDEAIFLRNGKVAERARVDELRETSRDSVVNRLKKIYKGEERP from the coding sequence ATGATTCAGTTTGAGCGCGTGACAAAGAAGTTTGGCAGCGTGACAGCGCTGGAGGATGTTTCTCTAAGCCTGGAAAAAGGAAAAATCATCGGCGTCCTTGGCGCAAACGGCAGCGGTAAATCGACTTTTTTGAAATTGATTGCCGGGCTCGTTTTTCCTACGAAAGGAAAAGTGCTAGTGGATGGGATGGAAGTAACGAGAAAAATCAGCGGCAAAGTCGCGTATTTATCAGAATTGGACGTCTATTATGACAGCTTTACGGTTCAGAATATGCTGGAGTTTTACTCTTCGCAATTTAACGATTTCCGTACAGAAAAAGCGTATGACATTTTAGAGTTCATGGAAATCCAGCCTGATAAAAAGCTAAGACAATTATCGAAAGGTGGACGCAGCCGCGCGAAAATCGCTTTTACGTTAGCGAGGGAAGCGCCGATTTTACTGATGGATGAACCGCTGTCCGGCCTTGATCCGATGGTGCGCGAATCCATTGTCAAAGGACTTATTTCATTTGTCGATCTAGAATGGCAGACAATTGTGATGACGACTCATGAAATCGATGAAGTCGAACCATTGCTAGATGAGGCGATTTTCCTCCGCAATGGAAAAGTGGCGGAGCGCGCCCGCGTTGATGAATTAAGAGAAACAAGCCGTGACAGTGTAGTAAACCGGCTGAAAAAAATTTATAAAGGAGAGGAACGACCATGA
- a CDS encoding GntR family transcriptional regulator — protein MVEEFDTTKPIYIQIMEKINKKIVRNEWKAGDKLPSVREMAVETGVNPNTIQRTYSELERMGIVETRRGQGTFVTENVEVIERLREQMKRDVVTDFIRNMTELGFTLDDMITSLKNYRGESNDSV, from the coding sequence GTGGTAGAAGAGTTTGATACAACGAAACCTATTTATATACAAATAATGGAAAAAATAAATAAAAAAATTGTACGAAACGAATGGAAAGCGGGAGATAAGCTGCCGTCTGTCCGCGAGATGGCAGTGGAAACAGGAGTGAATCCGAATACGATACAGCGCACATATAGTGAACTGGAGAGGATGGGGATTGTGGAAACACGGCGCGGTCAAGGAACATTTGTGACGGAAAATGTGGAAGTCATCGAACGGTTGCGTGAACAGATGAAGCGAGATGTTGTGACTGACTTTATCCGAAACATGACAGAGCTTGGATTTACGCTGGACGATATGATTACCTCATTGAAAAACTACAGGGGGGAGAGCAATGATTCAGTTTGA
- the pheT gene encoding phenylalanine--tRNA ligase subunit beta, with protein sequence MFVSYKWLQEYVDLTGITAKELADLITKSGIEVESVEVLNKGAKGVVVGHVLEREQHPNADKLSKCLVDIGEGEPVQIICGAPNVAKGQKVAVAKVGAVLPGNLKIKRAKLRGEESNGMICSLQELGVESKLVPKEYADGIFVFPSDAPVGADALELLNLDDEVLELGLTPNRADCLSMIGVAYEVAAILGRDVKLPTIELQENNENVHDYISVRVDAPQDNPLYAGRIVKNVKIGPSPLWMQTRLIAAGIRPHNNVVDITNYILLEYGQPLHAFDYDRLGSKEIVVRRAKAGETIVTLDDTKRTLTEDHLVITNGTEPVALAGVMGGANSEVRDDTTTVFIESAYFTSPVIRKASKDHGLRSEASTRFEKGIDPARTREALDRAAALMAEYAGGEVVGGVVEVNTLKEKEVTVTITLDRINRVLGTMITKDEVAMILTNLQFAFTEDNGTFTITVPSRRRDISIEEDIIEEVARLYGYDRLPATLPVAEAKPGKLTPYQAKRRRVRRYLEDVGLFQAITYSLTSEEKATMFALETAEPIRLALPMSEERSVLRQSLLPHLLEVASYNRARQVENVAVYETGAVYLANGENELPSEKERLAGVLTGVWHAHLWQSEKKAVDFYVAKGILDGLFELLGLTNRIEYKQAKREHMHPGRTAHILLDGKTIGFVGQLHPVVQKEYDLKETYVFELALTDLLNAEVEDIRYSPIPRFPSITRDIALVVDENVVAGELQKAIIEAGGELLKEVSIFDVYQGDRLPDGKKSIAFSLRYYDPERTLTDEEVTAVHEKVIQAVEQQFGATLRG encoded by the coding sequence ATGTTTGTTTCTTATAAATGGCTGCAAGAATATGTAGACCTTACGGGAATAACAGCAAAAGAACTAGCCGACCTCATCACCAAAAGCGGCATTGAAGTCGAAAGTGTGGAAGTATTGAATAAAGGGGCAAAAGGCGTTGTCGTTGGACATGTGCTTGAGCGCGAACAACATCCAAATGCCGATAAATTGAGCAAATGTCTCGTTGATATCGGAGAAGGCGAGCCGGTGCAAATTATTTGCGGCGCCCCAAATGTCGCCAAAGGGCAAAAAGTAGCGGTTGCGAAAGTCGGTGCGGTTTTGCCAGGCAATTTGAAAATTAAACGGGCAAAACTGCGCGGAGAAGAATCAAACGGCATGATTTGTTCCTTGCAAGAGCTCGGTGTTGAATCAAAATTAGTTCCGAAAGAGTACGCTGATGGCATTTTCGTCTTTCCAAGCGACGCACCGGTTGGCGCCGATGCATTGGAATTATTAAATTTAGACGATGAAGTGTTAGAACTTGGACTTACGCCAAACCGCGCCGATTGCTTAAGCATGATTGGCGTCGCATATGAAGTGGCGGCGATTTTAGGGAGAGACGTGAAACTTCCAACCATTGAGCTTCAAGAAAATAACGAAAATGTCCATGATTATATTTCTGTGCGCGTCGATGCGCCCCAAGACAATCCATTATATGCAGGACGCATTGTGAAAAACGTGAAAATCGGCCCGTCGCCGCTTTGGATGCAAACGCGCCTGATAGCGGCAGGAATCCGTCCGCATAACAATGTTGTCGATATTACGAACTACATTTTGCTGGAGTACGGCCAGCCACTTCATGCGTTTGACTATGACCGTCTCGGTTCGAAGGAGATTGTTGTCCGCCGCGCGAAAGCAGGTGAAACAATTGTCACATTGGATGATACGAAGCGTACGTTAACGGAAGACCACCTTGTGATTACAAACGGTACGGAGCCAGTGGCGTTGGCTGGCGTCATGGGCGGTGCGAATTCCGAAGTACGAGATGACACTACAACGGTGTTTATCGAATCGGCTTATTTCACGAGCCCTGTCATTCGCAAAGCATCGAAAGATCACGGCTTGCGCAGTGAAGCAAGCACGCGCTTTGAAAAAGGCATTGACCCGGCACGGACAAGAGAAGCACTCGACCGCGCCGCCGCGTTAATGGCAGAGTACGCTGGCGGTGAAGTGGTTGGCGGCGTTGTTGAAGTCAATACGTTAAAAGAGAAAGAAGTGACGGTCACCATTACGTTGGACCGCATTAACCGCGTGCTCGGCACGATGATTACGAAAGACGAAGTTGCAATGATTTTAACGAACTTGCAATTTGCGTTTACCGAAGATAACGGAACATTTACGATTACCGTGCCGTCACGCCGTCGGGATATTTCGATTGAAGAAGATATTATTGAAGAAGTAGCGAGATTGTACGGCTATGACCGTCTGCCGGCAACCTTGCCAGTCGCGGAAGCAAAACCGGGCAAATTGACGCCTTATCAAGCAAAACGCCGGCGAGTGCGCCGTTACTTAGAAGACGTTGGCCTGTTCCAAGCGATTACGTACTCTCTGACAAGCGAGGAAAAAGCGACGATGTTCGCGTTAGAAACGGCGGAACCGATCCGCTTGGCGCTGCCGATGAGCGAAGAACGAAGCGTCCTTCGTCAAAGCTTGCTGCCTCATCTGTTGGAAGTAGCGAGCTACAACCGCGCGCGCCAAGTCGAAAACGTCGCTGTCTATGAAACAGGAGCGGTATATCTCGCCAATGGCGAGAATGAACTGCCAAGTGAAAAAGAACGTCTCGCTGGAGTCTTAACAGGCGTATGGCATGCCCACTTATGGCAGAGCGAGAAAAAAGCGGTTGATTTCTATGTAGCCAAGGGCATTTTAGACGGATTGTTCGAATTGCTAGGCTTAACGAACCGCATTGAATATAAACAAGCAAAACGCGAGCATATGCATCCGGGACGCACCGCTCATATTTTGCTAGATGGCAAGACGATTGGGTTTGTCGGTCAGCTCCATCCGGTCGTGCAAAAAGAATATGATTTAAAAGAAACATATGTCTTTGAACTTGCCTTGACCGACTTATTAAACGCGGAAGTCGAGGATATCCGCTACTCGCCGATTCCGCGCTTCCCGTCGATCACCCGCGATATCGCCCTTGTCGTCGATGAAAACGTCGTCGCCGGCGAGCTGCAAAAAGCGATTATCGAAGCGGGCGGCGAGCTATTAAAAGAAGTATCCATTTTCGACGTCTACCAGGGTGACCGCCTCCCAGACGGCAAAAAATCGATCGCCTTCTCGCTCCGTTATTATGATCCGGAACGCACATTAACAGACGAAGAAGTAACCGCCGTTCATGAAAAAGTGATCCAAGCGGTGGAACAGCAATTCGGCGCGACATTGCGCGGATAA